From the genome of Tenrec ecaudatus isolate mTenEca1 chromosome 1, mTenEca1.hap1, whole genome shotgun sequence:
TCTGCTTTTCTTGAGGTCAGGGGAGGACGGGATCTTTGGGCAGCTCGTCACTTGTAAGTACTGGGCCTGCTCCTCTCCCTCTGTCTCCCGGTGGTAGAAGTAGTTGAAGTTGGACACAATGACGGGGACCGGTAAGGCAATGGTTAACACACCTGCAATCGCACACAGGGAGCCCACGATCTTCCCCCCAATGGTAGTCGGAACCATGTCTCCATAGCCTACAGTTGTCATGGAGACAACTGCCCACCAGAAGGCATCCGGGATGCTGGGGAACTGGGACTCTCGCTCGTCGGCCTCTGCAAAGTAAACTGCACTCGAGAAAAGGATGACGCCGATGAAGAGGAAGAAGATCAGGAGGCCCAGCTCTCGCATGCTGGCTTTGAGGGTCTGACCGAGAATCTGGAgacctttggagtgcctggacaACTTGAAAATCCTAAAGACTCTTACCAAGCGGATGACACGGAGGATGGCCAGCGACATGGCCTGCTGGCCCTGCTGGGCGTCCTCCGGCTTCTCGGCCAGCTCCGTCCCCAGGGTGATGAAGTAGGGGATGATGGCCACAATGTCAATGATGttcatgatgttggtgaagaagccGGCTTTGCTGGGACAAGCAAAGAAGCGCACCAGGAACTCAAAGGAGAACCAGATGATGCACAGGGTCTCCACGATGAAGAACGGGTCGGTGAAGGAAGTGGACTGCTGGTACCCGACGGTGCTGTTGGAGTAGGTGTGGAAGGTCATGCCCCCGCCATGCA
Proteins encoded in this window:
- the KCNA2 gene encoding potassium voltage-gated channel subfamily A member 2; this encodes MTVATGDPADEAAALPGHPQDSCDPEADHECCERVVINISGLRFETQLKTLAQFPETLLGDPKKRMRYFDPLRNEYFFDRNRPSFDAILYYYQSGGRLRRPVNVPLDIFSEEIRFYELGEEAMEMFREDEGYIKEEERPLPENEFQRQVWLLFEYPESSGPARIIAIVSVMVILISIVSFCLETLPIFRDENEDLHGGGMTFHTYSNSTVGYQQSTSFTDPFFIVETLCIIWFSFEFLVRFFACPSKAGFFTNIMNIIDIVAIIPYFITLGTELAEKPEDAQQGQQAMSLAILRVIRLVRVFRIFKLSRHSKGLQILGQTLKASMRELGLLIFFLFIGVILFSSAVYFAEADERESQFPSIPDAFWWAVVSMTTVGYGDMVPTTIGGKIVGSLCAIAGVLTIALPVPVIVSNFNYFYHRETEGEEQAQYLQVTSCPKIPSSPDLKKSRSASTISKSDYMEIQEGVNNSNEDFREENLKTANCTLANTNYVNITKMLTDV